From Pleurocapsa sp. PCC 7319:
GTTGGAAAAACGAGTTGGTGTACCTTTGTCTAAACTTGATGCTTACGTAGCTTCAGTAGGTGGACTAGGCGTAGGAGAACCCGCTGCTGATTTGGGAGTGGCGATCTCCATTGTGGCTAGTTTCCGCGATCGCGTAGTTGACCCTCGTACTGTTTTAATTGGCGAAGTCGGTTTGGGTGGTCAAGTACGCCTAGTTTCGCAGATGGAACTAAGGCTCAAAGAAGCAGCTAAACTCGGCTTTAAAAAGGCGATCGTCCCCAAAGGGCAAAGTCTCCCTGATGATATTGGCTTAGAAATTATTTATATTTCCAAAGTTATTGATGCTATTATTGCGGCAATTCCTTCCGAGCGATCGGCAGATTTTCCTGTAATTTCGGGAGAAGAATAAAGATTTTAGGTAGAGAAAATTTTTAAAATATAGTTGACATAAATATAAAAATCGTTCATCATAATTAGGTCGGTCACAGATTATGCCGCCGTCCCCATTCAAGGATAAATAAGGCGACGAGGCTTGCTGTAACCTTGAGGCAGGTATGCGGGTGTAGCTCAGTGGTAGAGCGTCACCTTGCCAAGGTGAATGTCGCGCGTTCGAATCGCGTCACCCGCTTAAAAAAAGTTAAAGCAGTTAACTGGTTATATTATCCATAAAACTTTGTGGCTTTATTAAAATTAGATTGAAGAGTACAAGGAAAATATCCATGAGATAATATATTTATTTTAAATAATGTTTGGCAATGTATATTTAGCAGTCAAATTTTTAATAAATTCTTGTGCGTCCTTACAAAACACAAAAAATAGATTTAAGCAGCGAATATCCCTGTCCCTGTCGGCGAAAAGGTAACTTGAAGCCTATCATTTTGACAGAAGCTCTAGGGTGCGATCGTTGTCAACAAATTTTCGTGGTTAAAAAAGATGGTCAGATAATTGAGCAGTTGTCCTCCATCTATCAGAAGAAATCATGGCAATGGACAGGAAATCGCTGGAAAAATGTTTATCATCGTTGGACAAAGAGCTATCTCCCAACAATGCTTGCTTTTGTCTTTGGTTTAACTATCTTTGCAGTAGTTATATTACCTGTGGTCTTGCGCTGGCTAATGGCACAGAGTATCATTTCTTGGGCAGTAATATTTCTAATTTTGATTATGCTGCTGCTACTAACACTGCTAGTAGTCTATCGGCATTAGTAAAAAACAATGCAAAGTTCTACAAGTCAAATACTGTCCATAGTTCGTACATCTCATAAAGCGGCAGCTAAACTAGCTCAGGTATCAGGATCACAAAGAAGGCGAGGTGTAAGGATGCTAGCTGAAGCAATGGAAAGCAGTTTTGATGAAATCCTCGAAGCCAATACTTTAGATCTAGAAATGAGCCGTGAGATGGCGATCTCTGAACCAATTATTGATTGGTTAAAATTAACTCCAGAAAGATTGGAGATGACAGTCTCAATTTTAAAACAGTTATCTAAATCAGCTGATCCTACGCGACGCTTAATTAATGCTCCTTATCAGTTAGAGCCATCTCAGACCTATTGTCAACTAATACCTTTAGGAACAATTGCCCTAGTTTATGAAGCTTTTCCCGAACTAGCAGCGATCGCCGCAGGAATATGTTTAAAAACAGGAAATAGTTTAATTACTAGAGGTTGTAGTTCTGCTAGTAATTCTAATCAAACCATTGCAGCTATCTTAAAAAAAGCTTTGGCTGCTACTGATTTGCCTCTCGGCTCTGTGGAAAATATTTCTCCCGATTTAGGAATTTCGATTCCAGAATTAGTTACCCAAGATCGCTATCTTAATTTGGTCATCCCCTATGGTCGTCCCAGCTTAGTACAACAAGTAGCAGAACAGGCAACAGCAACAGTTTTGAGAACTACAATGGGCAACTGTTATCTGTATTGGTCAGTTAGTGGGAATTTAGATTTAATTCGCCAAGCAATTGTTGATAGCCATGATAGTGAACCCGATGCAGTCAATGCGATTGAAAAAGTATTAATTCACAAAAATGCCAAGCCTTCAGTATTACAATCCTTGTTTAATAATCTGCAACAACAGGGATTTCATCTCCGAGGAGATGAAATGCTGGTGGAAGAATTTCCTGAATATCTGAGATTGGCAAGCTCTGAAGAGTGGAGAAGACCATATCTACGTAAAGTAGTAGCCTTTCGTTACGTAGAAGATTTATCCCAAGCAGTATCTTGGATTAATCGTTATAGTAGTGGTCACGCAGACTGTATTGTTACAGAATCTTATCAAGAAAGTCGTCAATTTGTGCAAGAAATTGATAGTGCCTTAGTCTATATCAATACTTCACCCAGATTTTCTCGTAATCCCGACGGAGGAGAAAATGTTTTTTTAGGAATGTCTAATCAGAAAGGATATCGTCAGGGTTTAATTAGCGTTGAAACTTTCACCACGATTAAACAAGTTGTTCAAGGATAAGCCAGAAGTTAGAGATCACAAGAGAGATTTATAAATGAGTCATTCACAGCGTATTGAACCAAAGCCAGGACAAGAATCAGTTTGGGATTATCCTCGTCCACCACGTTTAGAACAATCGTCAAAGCAGATTAAGATTGTATTTAATGGGATTACTATTGCCAATAGTTGCAATACGTATCGAGTATTAGAAACAAGTCATCCCCCAGTTTACTATATTCCTCCAAAAGAGATTAGAATTGAATATCTTCAACCAGCGAACTCCCAGCGCTCTTTTTGTGAATGGAAAGGTTTTGCTAATTATTACGATCTGATAGTTGAAGATCGACAAGTAGCTAATGCAGCATGGTACTACACTCAACCTAGTGCTAATTTTACTCCTATTAAAAATTATGTTGCTTTCTATCCCAGTAAAATGGATGCTTGTTATGTCGATGATGAGCTAGTTCAGGCACAAGCAGGAGACTTCTATGGTGGCTGGATTACCCAAGATATCGTCGGACCATTTAAAGGAGAACCCGGAACTTGGGGATGGTAGGTATCAATTAATTTTATGAAAATTGAGGGGAGTAATGATTAAGGCTTGGTTAGTTAGTGTGGCGATTTTGTTTGTATTAGCGGAATTGAGTATTTGGCTTAAACAGTTCATGCTCCCGTTACCAATTTATATTTTAGCTGGTGCTTTTTTAGCGATCGCCTCTAATTATGAAAAAGGACTTTGGACTATGTTTCGTCGGGAAGATTCTCTAAATTCTGATATTTTAACCCAAACTGCTACTCTCATTAAATCGACCCAAGCTTTGGAGAGCAATAATCATCAAGTTTCTATTCTTCCTGAATCACAAAATGAGCAGCAATCTAATGGTTAATACTTAGACTTTTTATGAGAAAGATCTTTGTTCAAGTGCCGAACAAGTCAGGAAAGTAATTCCAATATTTGATGATGATATACAAATTCTGGCTACTGTTTCTAAATATCGCTATAGCACTAAAATAAATGATGACTAGAGCAGCAATTATTTGTGTTGACGATAATTTTGTCATCCTCAATAGTTTGGGCGAACAACTACAACGCAATCTTGGTCAACAATATGAGATCGAATTAGTTAATAATGGTGCTGAAGCGATCGCATTGTGTGCCGATTTAGTTGCTAAAGGAATTGATATTCCTGTAATTATTTCCGATCAAATCATGCCTGGAATGCCAGGAGATCAATTATTAATTAAACTACACGCTCTCTATCCCAATACATTAAAAATCTTGTTAACCGGGCAAGCTGATGCCGATGCGGTAGGAAATCTGGTTA
This genomic window contains:
- a CDS encoding glutamate-5-semialdehyde dehydrogenase, producing MQSSTSQILSIVRTSHKAAAKLAQVSGSQRRRGVRMLAEAMESSFDEILEANTLDLEMSREMAISEPIIDWLKLTPERLEMTVSILKQLSKSADPTRRLINAPYQLEPSQTYCQLIPLGTIALVYEAFPELAAIAAGICLKTGNSLITRGCSSASNSNQTIAAILKKALAATDLPLGSVENISPDLGISIPELVTQDRYLNLVIPYGRPSLVQQVAEQATATVLRTTMGNCYLYWSVSGNLDLIRQAIVDSHDSEPDAVNAIEKVLIHKNAKPSVLQSLFNNLQQQGFHLRGDEMLVEEFPEYLRLASSEEWRRPYLRKVVAFRYVEDLSQAVSWINRYSSGHADCIVTESYQESRQFVQEIDSALVYINTSPRFSRNPDGGENVFLGMSNQKGYRQGLISVETFTTIKQVVQG
- a CDS encoding DUF427 domain-containing protein; amino-acid sequence: MSHSQRIEPKPGQESVWDYPRPPRLEQSSKQIKIVFNGITIANSCNTYRVLETSHPPVYYIPPKEIRIEYLQPANSQRSFCEWKGFANYYDLIVEDRQVANAAWYYTQPSANFTPIKNYVAFYPSKMDACYVDDELVQAQAGDFYGGWITQDIVGPFKGEPGTWGW